In the genome of Ammospiza nelsoni isolate bAmmNel1 chromosome 7, bAmmNel1.pri, whole genome shotgun sequence, one region contains:
- the SPC25 gene encoding kinetochore protein Spc25 → MGNAPAEDEVTLLERDMKEFWNQFKFSYGTEQNNQTSALRDLCKETLEALAEKWSKKLKEEDVMIDKIHEYNNEILQQSKYIAEKEEQLTEIRSELNQEQEQQKNLMDSIEELKQELMKKMEIKSSKNKAAKEKLEQVSKIKTLFKEHLALEMRRIPDEQLQFIFRHIDHKDPDKPYVCTLSINEQGDYEVNSCTPPLDCIAELQLKLRETNNFSAFVANIRKAFTALSYKQSA, encoded by the exons ATGGGGAATGCACCGGCGGAAGATGAAGTAACGCTCCTTGAAAGAGATATGAAAGAGTTTTGGAACCAGTTTAAATTCAGTTATGGCACTGAACAGAACAATCAGACTTCAGCGCTGAGAGATTTGTGCAAGGAGACTTTAGAAGCTCTTGCAG AGAAATGGTCCAAGAAGCTGAAAGAAGAGGATGTGATGATTGACAAAATTCACGAGTATAACAATG AGATTCTCCAGCAGAGCAAATACATAGCAGAAAAGGAAGAGCAGTTGACAGAAATAAGATCAGAGCTAAATCAAGAacaagagcagcagaagaacTTGATGGACAGCATTGAAGAGCTTAAACAAGAGTtgatgaagaaaatggaaa TAAAATCTTCTAAAAATAAAGCTGCCAAGGAGAAACTGGAACAAGTGAGCAAGATTAAAACATTGTTTAAAGAGCATCTTGCGTTGGAGATGCGTAGAATTCCAG aTGAGCAATTACAGTTTATATTCAGGCACATTGACCACAAAGATCCTGATAAGCCCTACGTGTGTACCCTTTCCATAAATGAACAAGGGGACTATGAAG TGAATTCCTGTACTCCTCCTCTGGACTGTATTGCAGAGTTACAGCTTAAACTGAGAGAAACTAacaatttttctgcatttgttgCCAACATCAGAAAAGCTTTCACTGCTTTATCATATAAACAGTCTGCATGA